CTGACGGTGCGCCCTTCCGTAGGCTGAGCGGGTGCGCCTCCTCCTGCTCCGCCACGGCCAGACGCCCGCCAACGTCGCGGGCCAGCTCGACACCGCGGCCCCCGGGCTGCCGCTGACCGAGCTCGGTCACCGCCAGGCGGCGGCCCTCGTGCCGGCGCTGGCGGACGAGCCGGTCGTGGCGGTCTACGCCTCGGACCGCACGCGGGCGCAGGAGACGGCCGCGCCGCTGGCCGCGGACCGCGGGTTGGAGGTCGTCGTGCTGCCCGGGCTCGGCGAGATCGCCGCGGGCGACCACGAGATGGGTAGCGGCCGTGAGGCCATCAAGGCCTACCTGACCTGCATCGGCGGCTGGATGCGCGGTGACCTCGCCGGTGGGATGCCCGGCGGCGAGGACGGCGCGGCGTTCCACGCCCGCTTCGACGGCGCCATCCGCGAGATCGTCGCGCGCCACGCGCCCGACGACACCGTGCTCGCGATCTCCCACGGCGCCGCGCTCCGTGCCTGGATCGCGACGCTCCTCGGCGGCATCGACGACGACCACGTGCTCTTCGGCGGCATCCAGAACACCGGCGGCGCGTGGCTCGAGGGCGACGGCGACCGCTGGGAGCTCGTGCGCTGGTCGGAGGACCCCGTCGGCGGCGAGCACCTCGAGGACCACAGCGCCCACGACGTCACCGGCGAGCGGGCCGAGGAGGCCGTGCGCGAGGCCTGACCCCTCGCTCACCCCGGGACGTCATGCGGTGCGGTGCCTCCGGCGACCGGGGCGCATGACGTCCGGAAGGCCGAGGTCGGGGCGCCGCGGGACGTCATGCGGTGCGGTGCCCCCGGCGACCGGGGCGCATGACGTCCGGAGGGGGAGGCGGCCGCGGGGTCTCAGGCCACCGTCGAGCGCCGTACGACGAGCTCCGGCGCCAGCACGATGTGCTCGACCTGGGCGTGCGGGTCCTCGATGACCTCGAGCAGGCGCCCGGTGGCGGCGGCGCCCATCTCGACGGCGGGCTGGCGCACGGAGGTCAGCGGGATGGCGGCTGCGGCGGCGAACTCGTTGTCGTCGTAGCCGACGATGGCGATGTCGTCCGGCACCCGCACGCCCGCGAGGGTCAGCGCCTGCAGCACGCCGAGGGCGATGAGGTCGTTGGCCGCGAAGATCGCGTCGGGCCGGCGGGCGGCGGGCAGGTCGAGCAGCGCGGCCGCCCCGACCCGCCCGGCCTCCACGTCGAGGGTGGGGGAGTCGACGTGCCAGACCTCCCCGCTGCCGTGCTGCTCGACGACCCGGCGCGCGGCCCCGAGGCGGTGCTTGATCTGGGTGAGGCGCTCGGGTCCGCCGAGGAAGGCGATGCGGCATCGCCCGACGTCGAGCAGGTGCTGGGTGGCGAGCGTGCCGCCGAGGGTGTCGTCGACGGACACCGACGAGAACTCGCGGGCGCCGGTCTTGCGGTCGACGACGACGATCGCCGTACCGCGGTCCCGGAGGCGACGCAGCCGGTCGAGCACCTGGCCGGCGGGGGTCACGAGCACTCCGGAGAGGCGCTGCTCGGCGAAGAGGTCGAGGTAGGCCTTCTCCCGCTCGTGGTCCTGGCCGCTGTGGGCCATGACGAGCGGGCGGCCGACGCCGGAGAGCCGTTCCTCCACGCCGCGGGCGACCGCGGTGAAGAACGGGTTCGCGATGTCGAGCACGATCATCCCGATGGAGTCGTTGGTGCCCCGGCGGAGCTGCCGCGCGGCGATGTTGGGCACGAACCCGAGCTCGGCGATGGCCTGCTGCACGCGCTCCCGCGTCGCGGGCGACACCTTCTCGGGGTGGTTCAGGGCGTTGGAGACCGTGCCCGAGGAGACGCCCGCGAGCCGCGCCACGTCCCGCACCTGCGCCTGCATGGCGCGGACGCTAGCACGGGCCGGCGGGGCGTTGACACGATTCAATCCGCCCGTTGACAACGGATCGGGAACCGGCGTACCGTCCGTGACGCCACTCACATTGAAACGATTCAATCGGTTCAGCGCCCGGGTGGCACCACCTGAGGAGGAAGCAGGTCCGATGACCCCGAGCCCGACCACGGCCCCGGCGAACGCGGGCGGCGACGCGCGCCCCGTGCTCGAGATGGCCGACGTGCGCAAGTCGTTCGGCCCCGTCGCCGCGCTGCGCTCCGGCACGCTCACCGTGCGTCCCGGGTCGATCCACGCGCTCGTCGGTGAGAACGGCGCCGGCAAGTCGACGCTCGTGAAGATCGTGGCCGGCGTGCACCGCCGCGACGCCGGCACGCTGCGATTCGAGGGCGACGACGTCGACTTCGCCTCGACGGCCGACTCGAAGGCCGCGGGCATCGCGGTGATCTACCAGGAGCCCACGCTCTTCCCCGACCTCTCGGTCACCGAGAACATCTTCATGGGCCGCCAGCCCCTCGGCCGCGGCCGACGCATCGACCGGGCCGCGATGCTCGCCGAGACCCGCGCGATCTTCGCGCGCCTCGGCGTCGACATCGACCCGCGTCGCCCGGCCCTCGGCCTGTCCATCGCCGACCAGCAGATCATCGAGATCGCCAAGGCCATCTCGCTCGACGCGCGCCTCCTCATCATGGACGAGCCGACCGCCGCGCTCTCCGGGGTCGAGGTCGAGCGGCTCTTCGCGGTGGCCCGCAGCCTGCGCGACGAGGGCCGCGGCCTCGTCTTCATCTCTCACCGCTTCGAGGAGGTCTTCGCCCTCTGTGACGAGGTGACGGTGATGCGCGACGGCGAGTACGTCGCGACCACCCCCATCGCCACCACCACGCCCGACGCGATCGTCGAGATGATGGTGGGCCGCGAGGTCGGGGAGCTCTTCCCGAAGCAGCCCGCCACCATCGGCGAGACCGTGCTCAAGGTCGAGGGGCTCACCTCCGCGGGCACGTTCCGCGGCATCGACCTCGAGGTGCGCGCCGGCGAGATCGTCGGCCTGGCCGGCCTCGTGGGAGCCGGGCGCAGCGAGATCGCCCGGGCGGTCTTCGGTGTGGACCGGTACGACGCGGGGCGCGTCACCATGCACGGCAAGCCCGTCCCGGCGCGGCGCCCCCGTGCGGCCATCGCCGCCGGCATGGCGTTCGTGCCCGAGGACCGCCGCAAGCAGGGCCTCGTCGTCGACAACTCGGTGGCCCACAACGTCGCGGCCGTCATCCGCACCCGGCTCGACAGGCTGGGGTTCCTCACCAACCGCGCCGAGAACCGCGCGAGCGCCCCGTGGGCCGGCCGCCTCGAGGTGAAGACCAACGCGCTCGACATGCCCGCGACCACGATGAGCGGCGGCAACCAGCAGAAGGTCGTCATCGCCAAGTGGCTGGCGACCGAGCCGACGCTGCTCATCATCGACGAGCCCACCCGCGGCATCGACGTGGGTACGAAGTCGGAGGTGCACCGGCTGCTCTCCGACCTGGCCGGCCAGGGCCTCGCCATCCTCATGATCTCCTCCGAGCTGCCCGAGGTGCTGGGCATGGCCGACCGCGTGCTGGTCGTGCGCGAGGGCGAGATCACCGCCGAGCTCAGCCGCGCCGAGGCCACGCCGGAGGCGGTCATGAAGGCCGCCACCGCGGGCCACGAGTCCACCGGCGAGCTGGCCCCCGTCCTGCCCGACGCCCTCATGAAGGAGGTCAGCGCGTGAGCGCCACCCTCGCCCCGCCGTCCCCCGGCGGCGCCCCGAGCGGGTCCGGAGCGCCCGGCGCCGGAGCGCGCGTCCGCTCGGCCCTCGGCCACGCGGTCCGCTCCCGCGAGATCGCCGTCGCGGTCGTGCTCCTCGTCGTCGTCGCGGCCGCCACGGCGCGCAACGACAGCTTCCTCCTCTCGGGCGACGGGTGGCGCGACCTGCTGCTGACCCCGTCGATCCTCCTGCTGCTCGCCGCCGGCCAGATGCTCGTCATCGTCACCCGCAGCGTCGACCTGTCGGTCGGCTCCACGATGGCCCTGACGGCGTACCTCACGGGGCGCCTCTTCATCGACCAGCCGGGCCTGCCCATCCCCGTCGTCGTGCTCGCGGGCGTGGCCATGGGCGCGCTGCTCGGCGTCGTCAACGGCGTGCTGGTGGCCTACGCCGGAGTGCCCGCCCTCGTCATCACGCTCGGCACGATGTACGTCTACCGCGGCGCCATGCTCAGCTGGGCCGGCAGCGACCGGATCACGGCCGACCAGATGCCCAAGGACTTCCTGTCGCTCGGCACCAGCTCGGTCGTGGGCATCCCGGTGCTGACCATCGTGGCCCTGCTCGTCGTCGCCGCGGTGGGCTACTACCTGCACACCGCCCGCTCGGGCCGGGAGCTCTACGCGATCGGCTCCGACCCGGACGCCGCGCGGCTCTACGGGCTCAAGGTCCCCACCCGGGTGCTGACCGCGTTCGTGCTGTGCGGCGCGCTCGCCGGCCTGGCCGGGGTGCTCCACGCCGCCCGCTACGGCTCGGTGTCGTCCTCGGTCGGCAACGGCATCGAGCTGCAGGCGGTCGGCGCCGCGGTCATCGGCGGCGTCGCGATCTTCGGCGGCAGCGGCACGGTGTGGGGCGCCGCCATCGGTGCCGTGCTCCTCGTGACCATCAACCGGGCCCTGCCCATCCTCGGCATCCCGGAGTTCTGGCAGCGCGCCGTCGTCGGCGCGCTCATCCTCGGCGCCGTCGTGCTCGACCGCCTCCTCGCGGCCCGGCGCGCCCGCCGCCTCGACGAAGAGAGGGAGGACTGATGTCCGCCTCCACCCCCACCCGCGGCACCGCTCCCGTGGGGCTGAGCAAGGGCGAGGCGCGCACCTACGCGTCGTACGCCCGCCCCGCGTGGCAGCGCTGGCTGCTGACCCGCGAGACGGCCGTCATCCTGCTGCTCGCCGTGGTCTTCGCCTGGGCGACCTCGTCGGTGCCGAACTTCGACGGCCCCCTGACGCTCTACTACCTGTTCCTCGACCTGATGCCGATCCTGCTCATCGCGCTGCCGATGACGCTGGTGATCATCACCGGTGAGATCGACCTGTCGGTCGCCAGCACCGTCGTGCTCACCAGCGCGGTCACCGGCCTGCTGACGATCGACGCCGGCTGGGGCTTCGGCCAGGCGGCGCTGGTCGCCATCGCGGTCGGTGCGCTCTGCGGCCTGTTCAACGGGTTCCTGGTGGGGTACGTCGGGCTGCCGTCGCTGGCCGTCACCATCGGCACGCTGGCTCTCTACCGGGGCATCGCCGTCGGCCTGCTCGGCACCGAGGCCAAGACCGGCTTCCCCGAGGAGTGGACCGACCGGGTCAAGGAGCGGATCGGGGAGACCAGCTACCCGCAGGTGCTCGTCG
This Nocardioides alkalitolerans DNA region includes the following protein-coding sequences:
- a CDS encoding histidine phosphatase family protein, which translates into the protein MRLLLLRHGQTPANVAGQLDTAAPGLPLTELGHRQAAALVPALADEPVVAVYASDRTRAQETAAPLAADRGLEVVVLPGLGEIAAGDHEMGSGREAIKAYLTCIGGWMRGDLAGGMPGGEDGAAFHARFDGAIREIVARHAPDDTVLAISHGAALRAWIATLLGGIDDDHVLFGGIQNTGGAWLEGDGDRWELVRWSEDPVGGEHLEDHSAHDVTGERAEEAVREA
- a CDS encoding LacI family DNA-binding transcriptional regulator; translation: MQAQVRDVARLAGVSSGTVSNALNHPEKVSPATRERVQQAIAELGFVPNIAARQLRRGTNDSIGMIVLDIANPFFTAVARGVEERLSGVGRPLVMAHSGQDHEREKAYLDLFAEQRLSGVLVTPAGQVLDRLRRLRDRGTAIVVVDRKTGAREFSSVSVDDTLGGTLATQHLLDVGRCRIAFLGGPERLTQIKHRLGAARRVVEQHGSGEVWHVDSPTLDVEAGRVGAAALLDLPAARRPDAIFAANDLIALGVLQALTLAGVRVPDDIAIVGYDDNEFAAAAAIPLTSVRQPAVEMGAAATGRLLEVIEDPHAQVEHIVLAPELVVRRSTVA
- a CDS encoding sugar ABC transporter ATP-binding protein, producing MTPSPTTAPANAGGDARPVLEMADVRKSFGPVAALRSGTLTVRPGSIHALVGENGAGKSTLVKIVAGVHRRDAGTLRFEGDDVDFASTADSKAAGIAVIYQEPTLFPDLSVTENIFMGRQPLGRGRRIDRAAMLAETRAIFARLGVDIDPRRPALGLSIADQQIIEIAKAISLDARLLIMDEPTAALSGVEVERLFAVARSLRDEGRGLVFISHRFEEVFALCDEVTVMRDGEYVATTPIATTTPDAIVEMMVGREVGELFPKQPATIGETVLKVEGLTSAGTFRGIDLEVRAGEIVGLAGLVGAGRSEIARAVFGVDRYDAGRVTMHGKPVPARRPRAAIAAGMAFVPEDRRKQGLVVDNSVAHNVAAVIRTRLDRLGFLTNRAENRASAPWAGRLEVKTNALDMPATTMSGGNQQKVVIAKWLATEPTLLIIDEPTRGIDVGTKSEVHRLLSDLAGQGLAILMISSELPEVLGMADRVLVVREGEITAELSRAEATPEAVMKAATAGHESTGELAPVLPDALMKEVSA
- a CDS encoding ABC transporter permease, whose amino-acid sequence is MSATLAPPSPGGAPSGSGAPGAGARVRSALGHAVRSREIAVAVVLLVVVAAATARNDSFLLSGDGWRDLLLTPSILLLLAAGQMLVIVTRSVDLSVGSTMALTAYLTGRLFIDQPGLPIPVVVLAGVAMGALLGVVNGVLVAYAGVPALVITLGTMYVYRGAMLSWAGSDRITADQMPKDFLSLGTSSVVGIPVLTIVALLVVAAVGYYLHTARSGRELYAIGSDPDAARLYGLKVPTRVLTAFVLCGALAGLAGVLHAARYGSVSSSVGNGIELQAVGAAVIGGVAIFGGSGTVWGAAIGAVLLVTINRALPILGIPEFWQRAVVGALILGAVVLDRLLAARRARRLDEERED
- a CDS encoding ABC transporter permease; this encodes MSASTPTRGTAPVGLSKGEARTYASYARPAWQRWLLTRETAVILLLAVVFAWATSSVPNFDGPLTLYYLFLDLMPILLIALPMTLVIITGEIDLSVASTVVLTSAVTGLLTIDAGWGFGQAALVAIAVGALCGLFNGFLVGYVGLPSLAVTIGTLALYRGIAVGLLGTEAKTGFPEEWTDRVKERIGETSYPQVLVVFGVLAVVFVLLLHFSGFGRGVYEIGLNDEAARFSGVDVARTKLLLFVLAGAVSGLAGVYYTLRYDLARGDAANGLELQVIAAVLLGGVSIFGGRGALHGVVAGVLLIGVISSAMRLQGETENVTTIVIGLLLIASVVTPSFLSWVSGRLPAGVKGAFSRSRRT